Proteins encoded together in one Dasypus novemcinctus isolate mDasNov1 chromosome 9, mDasNov1.1.hap2, whole genome shotgun sequence window:
- the TRIM45 gene encoding E3 ubiquitin-protein ligase TRIM45: MSENKKQPLLGFLSKLPNGTALGNSGKTHCPLCMGLFKAPRLLPCLHTVCTTCLEQLEPFSVVDIRGGDSDTSSEGSIFQELKPRSLQPQIGILCPVCDAQVDLPVGGVKALTIDHLAMNDVMLESLRGEGQGLVCDLCSDREVEKRCQTCKANLCHFCCQAHRRQKKTTYHTMVDLKDLKGYSRIGKPILCPAHPAEELRLFCELCDRPVCRDCVVGEHREHPYDFASNVIHKHGDSMRELLKGTQPHVEALQEALTQIKGMSISLQERVEAVAADVRKFSEGNIKAIEEHRDKLLKQLEDIGVQKENSLQLQKAQLEQLLADMRTGVEFTQHLLASGSDLEILITKGVVVERLTKLNKVEYSAHPSINDKICFSPQEKAGRCHGYEVFGAINTKEVDPAKCVLQGEDLHRAREKQMASFTLLCKDAAGQSMGRGGDNVHVAVVPRDKKDGPVRTVVQDNKDGTYCVSYTPNEPGVYTVWVCVKEQHVQGSPFTVTVRKKNRPHHGIFHCCTFCSSGGQKTARCACGGTMPGGYLGCGHGHKGHPGRPHWSCCGKFAEKSECTWTGGQSASRSLLRTVAL, translated from the exons ATGTCAGAAAACAAGAAGCAGCCGCTGCTGGGCTTCCTGAGCAAACTCCCCAATGGGACTGCCCTTGGGAACTCGGGCAAGACGCACTGccctttgtgcatggggcttttCAAAGCCCCCAGGCTCTTGCCTTGTTTACACACGGTTTGCACCACTTGCCTGGAGCAGCTGGAACCCTTCTCAGTAGTGGACATCCGAGGGGGAGACTCTGACACAAGCTCTGAGGGGTCAATATTCCAGGAGCTCAAGCCACGCAGTCTGCAGCCGCAGATTGGCATCCTCTGTCCGGTATGTGATGCTCAGGTGGACCTGCCCGTGGGTGGAGTGAAGGCTCTGACCATAGACCACCTGGCCATGAATGATGTGATGCTGGAGAGTCTGCGTGGGGAAGGCCAGGGCCTGGTGTGTGACCTGTGCAGCGACAGGGAAGTGGAGAAGAGATGTCAGACCTGCAAAGCCAATCTCTGCCACTTCTGCTGCCAGGCTCATAG GCGGCAGAAGAAAACAACTTACCATACCATGGTGGACCTAAAAGACTTGAAAGGCTACAGCCGGATTGGGAAACCCATCCTGTGTCCTGCTCACCCTGCAGAGGAGCTGAGACTGTTCTGTGAGCTCTGCGACCGGCCGGTGTGTCGAGACTGCGTGGTGGGGGAGCaccgtgagcacccctatgacttTGCCAGCAATGTCATCCACAAGCATGGGGACTCCATGCGGGAGCTCCTCAAGGGCACCCAGCCCCACGTGGAGGCCCTGCAGGAAGCTCTGACTCAGATCAAAGGGATGAGCATTTCCCTCCAGGAGCGGGTGGAGGCTGTGGCAGCCGATGTCCGAAAATTCTCTGAAGGCAACATCAAGGCCATTGAGGAGCATCGGGACAAGCTGCTGAAGCAGTTGGAAGACATTGGGGTCCAGAAAGAAAACTCTCTGCAGCTGCAGAAGGCACAGCTGGAGCAGCTGCTGGCAGACATGCGGACCGGAGTGGAGTTCACCCAGCACTTGCTGGCCAGTGGCTCGGACTTGGAGATCCTCATCACCAAGGGGGTAGTAGTAGAACGGCTCACGAAGCTCAACAAAGTCGAATATAGTGCCCATCCCAGCATAAACGATAAGATATGCTTCTCTCCTCAGGAGAAAGCAGGCAGGTGCCATGGCTATGAAGTTTTTGGGGCCATCAATACAAAAGAGGTTGATCCAGCCAAGTGTGTGCTTCAAGGAGAAG ATCTCCACAGAGCCCGAGAGAAGCAGATGGCCTCTTTCACCCTGCTTTGTAAGGACGCAGCAGGGCAGAGCATGGGCAGGGGAGGAGACAACGTTCACGTCGCTGTTGTCCCTCGAGATAAGAAAGATGG TCCAGTCAGAACAGTGGTCCAAGATAACAAGGATGGGACATACTGCGTCTCCTACACTCCCAACGAGCCCGGGGTCTACACCGTATGGGTCTGTGTCAAAGAGCAGCACGTGCAG GGCTCACCATTCACCGTGACCGTGAGGAAAAAGAACCGCCCACACCACGGCATATTTCACTGCTGCACCTTCTGCTCCAGCGGAGGCCAGAAAACCGCTcgctgtgcctgtggaggcacAATGCCAG GTGGGTATCTGGGCTGTGGCCACGGACACAAAGGCCACCCAGGCCGTCCCCACTGGTCTTGTTGTGGGAAGTTTGCCGAGAAGTCTGAATGCACGTGGACAGGCGGGCAGAGCGCATCGAGGAGTCTACTCAGGACTGTGGCGCTGTGA